In Erigeron canadensis isolate Cc75 chromosome 6, C_canadensis_v1, whole genome shotgun sequence, the following are encoded in one genomic region:
- the LOC122602792 gene encoding squalene epoxidase 3-like isoform X2 — protein sequence MFHTGIRLKRNLPMEGCKVRVIERDLTEPDRIVGELLQPGGYLKLIELGLEDCVEEIDAQRVIGYALFKNGRSTRISYPLEKFHSNVSGKSFHNGRFIQKMREKASTLPNVELEQGTVTSLLEDEGTIRGVQYKTKSGEVLKTFAPLTIVCDGCFSNLRRSLCKPQVDVPSCFVGLVLENCELPYPNHGHVILADPSPILLYPISSSEVRCLVDIPGKKLPSLANGDMAKYLKTSVAPQLPPEVHDAFIAAIDKGSIRTMPNRSMPASPVPTPGALLLGDAFNMRHPLTGGGMTVALSDIVVLRDLLKPLHDFSDADSLTKYLESFYTLRKPMASTINTLAGALYKVFCASPDPAMTEMREACFGYLSLGGACSTGPVSLLSGLNSSPLSLVFHFFAVAIYGVGRLLLPLPTPKRLWIGIRLIMGASAIIFPILKAEGVRQMFFPASIAYHSAPPKKSLQ from the exons ATGTTCCACACCGGCATACGGCTAAAGCGGAATCTTCCAATG GAAGGATGTAAAGTTCGTGTAATTGAGAGAGATTTAACTGAGCCAGACAGGATTGTAGGCGAATTGTTACAACCAGGTGGATACCTTAAGCTAATTGAGTTGGGTCTTGAAG ACTGTGTAGAGGAAATAGATGCTCAAAGGGTGATTGGATATGCTCTGTTTAAAAATGGAAGGAGCACCAGAATATCGTATCCGTTGGAGAAGTTTCATTCAAATGTGTCTGGTAAAAGTTTTCACAATGGGCGCTTTATACAGAAGATGCGAGAGAAAGCTTCTACTCTCCCTAA TGTAGAATTGGAGCAAGGAACGGTGACATCCCTTCTTGAAGATGAAGGGACTATAAGAGGTGTTCAGTATAAAACTAAATCTGGTGAAGTATTGAAAACATTTGCACCTCTTACCATTGTGTGTGATGGCTGTTTCTCCAATTTGCGCCGTTCTCTTTGCAAACCACAG GTTGATGTTCCCTCCTGCTTTGTTGGGTTGGTTTTGGAGAACtgtgaacttccttatccaaaTCACGGGCATGTTATCTTAGCAGATCCTTCACCGATTTTACTTTATCCCATTAGTAGCAGTGAAGTTCGATGTTTGGTTGACATACCTGGTAAAAAGCTCCCTTCTCTTGCTAATGGGGATATGGCAAAATATTTGAAGACCAGTGTAGCTCCTCAGCTGCCGCCAGAGGTCCATGATGCTTTTATAGCTGCTATTGATAAGGGTTCTATAAGAACAATGCCAAACAGAAGCATGCCGGCATCACCTGTTCCTACACCCGGAGCACTTTTATTGGGTGATGCTTTTAACATGCGCCATCCTTTGACTGGTGGAGGGATGACTGTTGCACTCTCAGATATTGTCGTGTTACGAGACCTTCTTAAACCACTGCATGACTTCAGCGATGCAGATTCGCTTACCAAATATCTAGAATCATTCTACACCTTACGTAAG CCTATGGCATCTACTATTAATACATTAGCCGGGGCTTTGTACAAGGTGTTTTGTGCTTCACCTGACCCAGCCATGACGGAAATGCGGGAAGCTTGCTTTGGCTACTTGAGCCTAGGGGGAGCTTGTTCAACAGGACCGGTGTCTCTACTTTCTGGGCTAAACTCAAGTCCACtttctttagtttttcatttttttgctGTGGCTATTTATGGGGTTGGTCGTCTTTTACTACCTCTACCCACCCCTAAGCGGCTGTGGATTGGAATCAGGTTGATTATG GGCGCATCAGCAATCATCTTTCCTATTTTAAAAGCGGAAGGAGTGAGGCAAATGTTCTTCCCTGCTAGTATCGCATATCATAGTGCTCCTCCCAAGAAGAGTTTGCAATGA
- the LOC122602792 gene encoding squalene epoxidase 3-like isoform X1, whose amino-acid sequence MALSLSIKPATSSINSLTFLRYYTHKHRHNTTIFTVTNFRSISYRHHHRSRRRVTSSRKIFTMENTIDNSYIVGTFYASLLGFFILSVLRRRIGNSVISHSKKIVTNNNNNNHNSNNNSIIFRNETRGEIRNIYGSSDADVIIVGAGVSGAALAYTLGMEGCKVRVIERDLTEPDRIVGELLQPGGYLKLIELGLEDCVEEIDAQRVIGYALFKNGRSTRISYPLEKFHSNVSGKSFHNGRFIQKMREKASTLPNVELEQGTVTSLLEDEGTIRGVQYKTKSGEVLKTFAPLTIVCDGCFSNLRRSLCKPQVDVPSCFVGLVLENCELPYPNHGHVILADPSPILLYPISSSEVRCLVDIPGKKLPSLANGDMAKYLKTSVAPQLPPEVHDAFIAAIDKGSIRTMPNRSMPASPVPTPGALLLGDAFNMRHPLTGGGMTVALSDIVVLRDLLKPLHDFSDADSLTKYLESFYTLRKPMASTINTLAGALYKVFCASPDPAMTEMREACFGYLSLGGACSTGPVSLLSGLNSSPLSLVFHFFAVAIYGVGRLLLPLPTPKRLWIGIRLIMGASAIIFPILKAEGVRQMFFPASIAYHSAPPKKSLQ is encoded by the exons atggCTCTTTCTCTTTCTATAAAACCCGCCACATCATCCATTAACTCTCTAACGTTTCTCCgttattacacacacaaacacagaCACAACACAACTATCTTCACCGTCACTAATTTCCGATCAATCAGctatcgccaccaccaccgcagCAGACGGAGAGTGACGTCATCAAGGAAAATTTTCACTATGGAGAATACGATCGATAATAGCTACATTGTTGGCACGTTTTACGCTTCGTTATTAGGTTTTTTTATTCTCTCTGTTTTACGACGTCGTATTGGCAATTCAGTCATTTCTCATTCTAAGAAGATTGtgactaataataataataataatcataatagtaataataatagtataatttttaGAAATGAGACACGTGGAGAGATCCGGAATATATATGGATCTTCGGATGCTGACGTCATCATCGTCGGAGCTGGTGTCTCCGGTGCCGCCCTTGCTTATACCTTAGGCATG GAAGGATGTAAAGTTCGTGTAATTGAGAGAGATTTAACTGAGCCAGACAGGATTGTAGGCGAATTGTTACAACCAGGTGGATACCTTAAGCTAATTGAGTTGGGTCTTGAAG ACTGTGTAGAGGAAATAGATGCTCAAAGGGTGATTGGATATGCTCTGTTTAAAAATGGAAGGAGCACCAGAATATCGTATCCGTTGGAGAAGTTTCATTCAAATGTGTCTGGTAAAAGTTTTCACAATGGGCGCTTTATACAGAAGATGCGAGAGAAAGCTTCTACTCTCCCTAA TGTAGAATTGGAGCAAGGAACGGTGACATCCCTTCTTGAAGATGAAGGGACTATAAGAGGTGTTCAGTATAAAACTAAATCTGGTGAAGTATTGAAAACATTTGCACCTCTTACCATTGTGTGTGATGGCTGTTTCTCCAATTTGCGCCGTTCTCTTTGCAAACCACAG GTTGATGTTCCCTCCTGCTTTGTTGGGTTGGTTTTGGAGAACtgtgaacttccttatccaaaTCACGGGCATGTTATCTTAGCAGATCCTTCACCGATTTTACTTTATCCCATTAGTAGCAGTGAAGTTCGATGTTTGGTTGACATACCTGGTAAAAAGCTCCCTTCTCTTGCTAATGGGGATATGGCAAAATATTTGAAGACCAGTGTAGCTCCTCAGCTGCCGCCAGAGGTCCATGATGCTTTTATAGCTGCTATTGATAAGGGTTCTATAAGAACAATGCCAAACAGAAGCATGCCGGCATCACCTGTTCCTACACCCGGAGCACTTTTATTGGGTGATGCTTTTAACATGCGCCATCCTTTGACTGGTGGAGGGATGACTGTTGCACTCTCAGATATTGTCGTGTTACGAGACCTTCTTAAACCACTGCATGACTTCAGCGATGCAGATTCGCTTACCAAATATCTAGAATCATTCTACACCTTACGTAAG CCTATGGCATCTACTATTAATACATTAGCCGGGGCTTTGTACAAGGTGTTTTGTGCTTCACCTGACCCAGCCATGACGGAAATGCGGGAAGCTTGCTTTGGCTACTTGAGCCTAGGGGGAGCTTGTTCAACAGGACCGGTGTCTCTACTTTCTGGGCTAAACTCAAGTCCACtttctttagtttttcatttttttgctGTGGCTATTTATGGGGTTGGTCGTCTTTTACTACCTCTACCCACCCCTAAGCGGCTGTGGATTGGAATCAGGTTGATTATG GGCGCATCAGCAATCATCTTTCCTATTTTAAAAGCGGAAGGAGTGAGGCAAATGTTCTTCCCTGCTAGTATCGCATATCATAGTGCTCCTCCCAAGAAGAGTTTGCAATGA
- the LOC122602793 gene encoding receptor-like protein 44: MKFFPRFTLVLHLLIIITITISFLLHPSSQDPNDQSCLANLFESITDPDHNLMNWTKTTFSNPCSGFQSNLAGATCNNGRIYKLSLPNLNLHGSISPFISNCTNLQSLDLSNNSLTGNIPTELQYLVNLAVLNLSSNRLSGTISPSIAMCIYLNVIDLHDNVLNGVIPPQLGSLARLSVFDVSNNKLSGMIPTTLGNRTGNLVRFNVSSYLGNKDLYGYPLGLMKNKEGLSIVVIVGIGLGSGLLSLVLSFTVVCVWLRISDQKLAAQQEGKISQSMPEY; the protein is encoded by the coding sequence ATGAAATTCTTTCCAAGATTCACGTTAGTCCTACATTTActcataataataacaataacaatatcatTCTTATTACATCCATCATCACAAGATCCTAATGATCAATCTTGTTTAGCCAACTTATTCGAATCAATAACCGACCCGGATCATAATCTCATGAATTGGACTAAAACCACATTCTCAAATCCTTGTTCTGGTTTCCAATCCAACTTAGCTGGAGCCACATGCAACAATGGACGTATATACAAACTATCGTTACCTAACCTTAATTTGCATGGATCAATCTCACCATTCATTTCAAATTGCACTAACCTCCAATCTTTAGACCTTTCAAATAACTCCTTAACAGGAAACATCCCAACCGAGCTACAATACCTAGTAAACCTTGCCGTACTAAACCTTTCTTCTAACCGTCTTTCGGGTACTATTTCACCTTCAATTGCCATGTGTATTTACCTAAACGTTATTGACTTACATGACAATGTACTTAATGGTGTGATCCCACCTCAACTAGGATCACTAGCTCGATTATCGGTTTTTGATGTGTCAAATAATAAGTTGTCTGGGATGATACCTACGACTTTAGGAAACCGGACAGGGAATTTAGTGAGGTTTAATGTGAGTTCTTATTTGGGTAATAAGGATCTTTATGGGTATCCTTTGGGTTTGATGAAGAATAAAGAAGGGTTATCAATTGTTGTAATTGTTGGAATTGGGCTAGGGAGTGGGTTGTTGAGTTTGGTTTTGAGTTTTACtgttgtttgtgtttggttAAGAATTAGTGACCAAAAATTGGCTGCTCAACAAGAAGGGAAGATTAGTCAGTCAATGCCTGAATATTAA